AAAGGTGGATTCATAGCTATAACATTAATTAAATCATTACTATTAAACTCTCTTACATTATCTATTAATCCATTATCATGTTTAATATTTGGTGTATCTAAATCATGTAACATCATATTTGTTATGCAAAGTGAATAAGGTAAGGGCTTTTTCTCTATTCCATTTATAGAATCTCCTAAAATTTTTAAATCATCAATTGTAAAATTATCGCCCTCATTTTTTCTAATGTGCTCAATAGCACTTATCAAAAATCCACCAGTTCCACAAGCAAAATCTGCAATTTTTTCTCCAAGTTTTGGATTTAACATCTCAATTATAAAATCTGTTATAGGTCTAGGTGTATAATATTCTCCTGCATTTCCAGCACTTTGTAGATCTTTTAAAATTGTTTCATAGACATCATTAAAAGCATGTCTTTCTGAATAATCATCAAAGTCTAACTTGTTTACAATATTTATAACTTCTCTTAAAAGAGTTCCAGATTTCATATAATTGTATGTATCAGAGAAAAACTCTTTAACTAAAATTTTTCTAGAATCCGTATTTTCATTTACTTCAATATTTTTTAAGTCTTTAAACATTTTTTCTACAAAATTAAGTAATTCATCACCAGTTATACCTGCTTCATCACTAGCCCAATTGCTCCATCTATATTTTTCAGGAACTATCTCTTTATAATCTTCATCTAACTCCCACTCAGCTTCTTTTGTATCAAATATTTTTAAAAATAACATCCAAACTATCTGCTCTATTCTTTGTGCATCTCCATTTATTCCTGCATCTTTTCTCATTACATCCTGCAATGATTTTATAAAGTTACCTACTGACATTTAATCCTCCTGCATATATCTCATGAGATATATCTTTCATTATGTTTAAATAATTTTCTTTTCCCCCAAAATTTTTTAAAATTTTGGGAGCAGTTCCATATTTTTCAAATCTTGGTAATTTTAAAGCATCAAACCCTTCAAAAACTTTTATACCTTCATCCGCATATCTATCTAATAAAATTTCCAAAATTTCAGCAGCTAGACCACTATATTTCTTTAAATAATTTCTATTTTTAACTCCAAGAACTCTTTCTTTTTTAGTTAAAGGTTTCTTATCAAAAGCAAGATGACAAATTATATCAAACTCGTCAAACTCTCCTCCAACTTCTTCTTTTAAAACAGCAAAGTATATATTTTTCTTTTCTAATTCCTGTAAAATAATATTCTTTTTATCAGCACTATTCCACTTTTTTAGAAAATCATCTAAATTAGCAAAATCATTTTTTAAAGTTTTTCTTGTAAAATCAGTATAAGATTCTGTTTTTAGTTTCCCATCACCATCTAACATTTGAATCTGTCTATGAATTATTGTTGCTTCAACACCATCTACATAAAACTTTTTTATTTTTAACTCTTTATTTTCAATAGGCTTCTTTTTATCTTCATCTTTATCATCTGTTGGTTCTGAAATTTCATCTTCAGGCCTATCTGTATCTAAAGGTGGATATGTATCAAAATCCTCATCTG
Above is a window of Cetobacterium ceti DNA encoding:
- a CDS encoding type I restriction-modification system subunit M, which encodes MSVGNFIKSLQDVMRKDAGINGDAQRIEQIVWMLFLKIFDTKEAEWELDEDYKEIVPEKYRWSNWASDEAGITGDELLNFVEKMFKDLKNIEVNENTDSRKILVKEFFSDTYNYMKSGTLLREVINIVNKLDFDDYSERHAFNDVYETILKDLQSAGNAGEYYTPRPITDFIIEMLNPKLGEKIADFACGTGGFLISAIEHIRKNEGDNFTIDDLKILGDSINGIEKKPLPYSLCITNMMLHDLDTPNIKHDNGLIDNVREFNSNDLINVIAMNPPFGGSEEEGIKLNFPMEFRTSETADLFFVRMMYQLKEGGRCGVVLPDGFLFGEGVKTSIKKKLIDDFNLHTIIRLPNGVFAPYTNITTNILFFDKPKNKIEGESVTKDIWFFEHPYPKGYKTYSKTKPIRSSEFELEKKWWDNRKESENSWKVSASEIIENNYNLDRKNPNKIEEELESPEVYLEKYNQNINEIKEIKEKLKSELELLLRGE